One Aegilops tauschii subsp. strangulata cultivar AL8/78 chromosome 7, Aet v6.0, whole genome shotgun sequence genomic window carries:
- the LOC109761753 gene encoding histone H3.2, protein MARTKQTARKSTGGKAPRKQLATKAARKSAPATGGVKKPHRFRPGTVALREIRKYQKSTELLIRKLPFQRLVREIAQDFKTDLRFQSSAVSALQEAAEAYLVGLFEDTNLCAIHAKRVTIMPKDIQLARRIRGERA, encoded by the coding sequence ATGGCCCGCACGAAGCAGACGGCGCGCAAGTCCACCGGCGGCAAGGCGCCGAGGAAGCAGCTGGCGACCAAGGCGGCGCGCAAGTCGGCCCCGGCCACCGGCGGCGTGAAGAAGCCCCACCGCTTCCGCCCGGGGACCGTGGCGCTCCGGGAGATCCGCAAGTACCAGAAGAGCACGGAGCTGCTCATCCGCAAGCTCCCCTTCCAGCGCCTCGTCAGGGAGATCGCGCAGGACTTCAAGACCGACCTCAGGTTCCAGAGCTCCGCCGTGTCCGCGCTGCAGGAGGCCGCCGAGGCGTATTTGGTGGGGCTGTTCGAGGACACCAACCTGTGCGCCATCCACGCCAAGCGCGTCACCATCATGCCCAAGGACATCCAGCTCGCCCGCCGCATCCGCGGGGAGCGCGCCTAG